The window GCTTCCCCTTATTTTTATGCCTTCCTTATATTCCATCATCATAGGTGAAATGACCATGTTTTTTTCAGTATAAAAACTGGGATATATGGTGTGAAGAAAGCACTGAAGAGTTGGGTCTCCCCAAAAGGAAATGCTTCCATGGACTTGACTGTAGAGACTACACTTAATTCGGCCATGCCCTCCTACTGCCTAAGTAGAGATTTTCAGTAAGGGAGAGTCTGTAAGGGATCATCTTACTTCTACCTGCCAGGTCATCTCTTGTGGTTCTCTACCTCTTGTCAAATTTGTTGAGTAGATTACTTTGGTAACTCTGCTAACATAATGGGACCCCCAGGACATTCCCATGGTTTGGAGAAATTATCATGAAACAAGACCTTCCTACCCGTACAGGTTTGGCAGACCCAGAAGAGCATGAACTCAGATCAGTTACCCTCTTCTTGGGGCTTTTTCTCAACTATCAGGTCTTTTTATTGAGGGGCACAGGACTCTTATAAAAATTTCCTAGAGCCCAAGGACAACCCAAATCCACAGATAGTTATCTAATGAAGGAGCATTATTTACTTTGTAGATCAAGTACATGGATGTCTGTCCCATTTTCCAAGATGTCGTCTTCAGACCTCAAATTTTCTAGCTTGCCATTCTGTCTTTCTTCCAGCTGCCCTTTTagttttttaatctgaaaaaccCAAATCCATCCATTACTTTCTTCATATCAGGACTGAATCAATACACttgaatcaataaaaaaagataagtaaaTTTAATATATCTAATTGGCCAATCTTGTTATGATATGACTTAATATTTCTGCTGCCtgaactcatttcatttttagtatTATACAAGCTCAGAAAATCTATAAATAGATGTAGCCTCACAGTTTCTCTTTTATAAACAAATATCAACTAATACTCTTCTCAAGATGCAGTACCATATTTGCTCTCTATCTCATCTCCAGGCACAGACTATGACTCGCTCTTGGGGAAAGTCTATTAGCAAAGCTGGTTTAACTAAATGCTTATGAATTGAAGAGTGAGTAAAATAGTCTTGAGTGGCCTCTGATACTGAGGGGTTATCTATTGACCCAGCACTTATTAAGCAGAGAACCATGAAATGGTTCACTTTAAGCCCCCATCCCTCCACTCATGAACATGTGggtatagacacacacacatttatattgaCCCATATGTACCTTTCATTAGGATTTCTATAGAAATTAAGATTAAGTACCTATAGAAATTAAGTACCTATAGAAATAAGTACACCCTCAATGAAATCTGTTGATCAGATTGTAGATATAGATGTCACTTAGAGACACCTTGGCTAATATTTAGGAAAGAGGGGTTATACCCTTTTGTATCTAGAGCCTTAATTTGACCATCATAGAAAAGGGCCATGGTTTCCATGTCTCAATTCCAGTCAATATTAATGACTTGGCTTGTATACATTAATTACTCAGACAATGCTGGATGCTTGAATGGACAAAAATGTTGGCTCTAGAGGGTCACGGGATCATAGATCTAGTGTTGGATGGGAACCTCAGAGGCTTTCTCATTTGTAGAGGAGGATGCTGAGACCCAAGGTGGTTAAGTGACCTCTCCAAAGTCAGGAAGGTAATCAGAATgaagagggaggatttgaaccaagatcctCTGACCTTACTGAATTCTTAGGGACTGCATCTTTCCTTAATGCTGTGGGAACTCTCCCACCAAGAACAATCTAAATGAATCAAGGGATTCTTCCCTGTTACCCATTCTGGTCTCTGAATCTACATTCTCAGAAACTTCTTTCATGTATAAAAGTCTTCAAAGATACTTCATTTCCAAGtgttttacccccccccccccccacgtgGAATTTCTGAGTGAATTAACATTTTTGTAATCACTGGAGTGAATCCTTTGAGGGAGATTATAAAAATTCCTTCTGTCATTATTAAGAAGAAAACCATCTGAATGGGGCAGGTTCAGAATAATGCTGTTTGATACCATTGAGCCTATGGGGGCCTACGGTTGGCCAAAAATTGTCAGCCTCTGGGGTAGTCATCCAAAGATAGTGGCCAGATTCGTTACCTATTGGGTGAATGAATGTGACATCACCTTTGCTTTCAGACAATAATCTGTTTTGAGGTGACTAGGAACACCTACTTATCGGGTACAGCAATTGGTCAATTTTTTCCGTCTGATGTGGGTTGCTGTTCTTTGAGTTGAGGATGGAAATCATGCAGAAGAGAGAGGAGGGGCTAGAAACACATCAAGTAATAGAAAATGTGTTACCTGTTCTAATAAGCATTCTCGTTCATCAACAAGGTTTTTCAGCCTAAtgtctaaaaaggaaaaagagaaaaaccatagGTTTCAGTGCTGGGTCAGTTCAGCTTCGCTTAGCACAGAGaatgtaaaaatggaaaagaatgatcATGCGGGTTAGCCACATTGGTGATAAAGGGAGTTATGGTGCACGTACCACAATGAATGAAGTCACAGACAGGATGGGGGGAGACGTACGGCTATGGGAAGTTTGGGCCAGCATCCCGAACATGCCGGACACAGCAGGGGTAGCGTATCCGGCTGCATGGCACAGGCTAGTCTTCTACGTTAGGGTTAGCATGCAAGGACTCTAGGGCCAAACACAACTGCAACACAAAATCTCACAAGCTTCATGGTTTAACATCATTAAGAAAGGAGCATTTGCACCATTTAGAATCCCAGCTGAGTATCATCACAGGACCTTGGAGAGTTCCTCTCCCCCATCATCCCTCTCTCACATATTAATTATCTATAATAACTCATAATAACTAGTGCTTTTATGCTGTGTTTGCTCTTTGGGCTGGTGAGTTGTGATTTCATAGGCACTGGAAATGCCTTCTACCACTGAGTGCCAGTCCCTCCTCTTCAACACCTCATCAGCCTGGAGCTCTGGGGGAAAGGACTTGTCTGGGTCTTCCAGGGTGCAAGGTTGAATTTGTACCATCTATCCTTTCAGATAACCCAAATAACATGAATTTGAACAGGAGAATGTTAATGTTCTGACTTTCTAAAAGAAGAATAGTCCAGGCATGTTCAAAGTTTATACAAAAcattcctcctcctcatcattcCCATGTTACAGGTGAGCTTGCCCAACACAATTTCCCCAGTTCCCACCCCCACACCCCAAGCTGCATTGGCAGTGTATTCAGGCAAACTTGGTAAATTCTCCATCCCATGGACATGGCCTCTTGGATTTTGTCAACCCAAAGAATAAGGAAACCAGGTGGAATTCCTCCTTACCAGGGAGTCTATTTCTTATGGACAGATCACCTTTAGCCTCCAAATCTCTgtccaacatttattaaaccagGTGACAGGAAAACCAAGAGAGTCTCTATGTGAAAATCTCTAGTGTGATGTGCCTAAGAAGAACTGTCATCAGCAGTAAATGACTTCTGGCTAATCTATCATCTGGATTCTTCAGACTCTCCTCCATTTTGTGAAAAGAAACAAGTATTAATGGCATTTAACTTGAATCAACAATTAGTTTTTCCATTCTTCCCCATTTTAAATCTCAGATGAACACATTCACTGACTGCCTCAGAGAGCATCATTACCCAGCACCCTTTGTCTCTGGAGAAAGAGTTAAACTTGGATCTGCCTCAACCCGCAGGTCTATTTAAATTCACAAGAATTACAGTATGCAAGATGGTGAGAGGCCAGTTGGATTTTGGACAATAGTGGAAGGTTCTTTTCAGGGTACCCAAGACTGTTAACCTTATTTTCCTGCCTGTgatattgtgtgatcttggacaaggaATAGAATCATAAGTCAAAGACTTAATgctaggagggaccttagaagctAGGAAAATCCAATTTGCTTGTTTTATAGCCAAGGAAATGAAGATTCAGGAGAAGTTATCACACCACTAGTAAGTATCCTGGttttaggatttgaactcggttctTCCTGATAGTTTTTACCATGTTGCCTAAGATTTATTTCTTCCTAGTCTCAACTGAGATCTCATTGTAAAAAGGATATaatgagaatctacctcccaaggttgtgagtttcaaatgagatcatttttaaaatagtaaatctttagatgagaaaattgcCAGGGACCCAAGGAAGAATCACTATTTGTAAACAAAGATAAAATCTGGCCAAATCCTTTTGGGTATTAAAATAGTAGGATGGGGGTGGATAATGGGACTTGGGGGTTCTTTGTATTCATTTAATGGGTACCAGTGATATTAAAAAACTCAGAAATTCAAACCTAGGACATGCTTCCACTTTTCTGTATGACTCAATAAAAGCAGAAAATCCAACCTGGAACATGCTTTCACTTTTTTGTATGATTCAGAGCTGGAGAGAAGCCTGACCCTCTCATCTGGGCCACGTGGAACTAGAACTTCAAGGGCATAATGACTCCAGGTCACATGGGCTCCCCCCTTTGGAGGCTGGGACTCTGGCACCTAAAAAATGTGCCAGCCTCCTCAGGCTGGGAGAGCTGGTGACAACAGATGCCCTTGGTTCAGCTGAGGTATTCAGACTGTCCTCCTAGGCTTCCTTCCTTTGCAGCTTTGGGATGGCCCTGTACCTACTGTCAGTCATAGGACTACTACCTCTAAAGTCACATTTTTCAGAAATATATGTATGGCATCAACACCCTCAAAGGAATTGCCTTTCAATCAAGTGGTCAATCAATCAAACATTAAGCACTTGCTGAATCCTGGACTAGACTCCggggagaaaaagacaaaagtgaaacagttccAGCCTTCCAGAAGCTTACAGTGAAGCTGAGACTTTGCATGCAATGCCcagaatttttttgcaaggcagtggagttaagtgacttgcctaaggccacacagctagctaattattaagtatctgaggtctgatttgaactcaggtcttcctgactccctaaTGCCTAGATATCAATCAAATTTATGACATCTCTTTAGAAGGCTTGTCTCATCTGTGACCTTGGTCCCAAGCTGAAATGCAGTTTTCCAAATAGAAATATATTCCATATCCACAGACCCCACAAACTCTTGCTTGGGGCCTATCACATATCCTGAATCTCTCTATTGGAGGCTGTTTCTGAGCTTTGTGCTCACAAAGTTATCTGCCATCACTACCCTCTCAAAACTGACCTCATCCTCTTTTCCTTAGGGGAGTTCTTCTTCCTAATTCCCCTATGTCTGTTCACAACAACATCATTCAGTCAATTTTCTGGGCTGGAATTTATCTGCTTGTTGAGGGACATGTGATAAAGGGGATTTTTAGTAAGGTTGAGTTGGAATAgatgggaggagagggaggaaaataaaCATCAAGCACCTGCTGTATGCTCACTTGACTGAGTTTATTGTTTTACTGATGGTGTCTAAGGGCCCTTCCATCACGGAGATGCTATGGTTCCTTGCTGTCATCTTTCACTCCTTTTCCCTCATCTTTGCTTTTGGGGTCACATAAATGTACCCCATCCTTTGATTTTTCCCATTGTCTCTTTTAACTTCTGGccattcctttccatttccactTCCACAGATCGTCCAGGTTTATAGCTTCTATGGTAATCTCCCCTTTCTAGTCTTCATCAACTGCTCTGGCTGGATCACTCTTGCTAACCTACAACTCTGTTCATGCATCATCAGGATTTCTCCAAATGTCCAGACTAGTCCTTGAGGTCCTCAAAATTGGccttcttcctatctttccagactcATCTCATGCCATAATTTCCTTCCCACATGGCCAAATGGACTACCAACGTGTCCCCAATGCTGTCCAGGGTCTTCTTGAGTCtctctctgcttccattttttcccatgaTTGTACTGCTCTTCTTCCCCACACTCCACTGAAATTTGACTCATCTTTCAAGATTCATTTCATATGACCTCCTTATCAAACTGTCCCTTGTCTCTTGCCTTACTACCCCTCCCCTATCTACAGGAGGTTTCTGCAGATTATATAGTAAAAGGCCTTGCATATGGTATGCATTTGATATCTATGCATTAGATGAAGGAGTGAATGGTGTTCTTGGAAATCTAAAATCTGTTACTTCTCTATCAGGAAGTGGATAGAATGATTCATCATCTATCCGCCTGATTTCAAAATGGTTTGCCTTTTGGGGTTGTTATtcatgtataaattattctcccaTTTCTGCCCAATTCATTCTCTGTCAGttaataaaactcttccaaattgttaatattgatattatagtaaccattgttttgctgattctgctcccttcattctgcatcaattcatttaagtctttccatgtctCTTTGCAATCATCTACTTCCTCATTTCTTGGAGCCCAGTagagttccatcacattcacatactcCGGTTTGTAAAGTCATTCCCCATCTCAGAAGCTtgttttagtttccaattgggTTTTTTgggtcaccacaaaaagagcagtTACGAATAATTTTGTCTGTATAAAACCTTATACTACTCATTTAACTCTTTTAAATACAGGTCTAGCAGCTGGGTCAGGTCTAgcagctgggtcaaagggcatgtaccatttaagtaattttttgtgAATAACTCCAAACTGCCATCTAGAATGGCCATACCATTGATAGGGCAATGATTCCAGGATGAAAATGATGAAACATATTATCCCTCTTCTAATAAAGAGGTGCAGAATGAGGCATGTATGTCTTATTTGATACATacaatgagtcattttttttctttcattggggagggggaagagaatcagttggaagaagagaaaacaatttttgtaaaTTAATGAAACCACTAAAAAATAGAGAGATGGGAAGGAGCTACAGATGTGGAATATTGCCTacattttcagatgaggtcatTGTAGTCTTAGTTTTGTCTCGTCATCCGTGAATGTTTGTAACATGAAAATAAagagggaaggaagtgagattgcATCTAGAAATGACCCAAGGCAGTGACCTCTCCAAAAGTCATGCAGAACCATGTCATGGCCTTTCAAGATACTGTCATGTTCCTTAAGTCTGATTAAGTCAATCCAATGTTTCTTCCATTTTGACATTCCAGATgcatcctcctcctctcttctattTCCTCAATATCCTCCCCCAGAAGCTATGAGGACAGTAACACTCAAATTTGTATAATACTTACAGTTTGCCAAATACTTTCATGTTCATTAGACCATTTGAAACAGAAACTAAAACCCAAAATGTTTAATAGTCACAAACACCTTCTTTGTGAAGGTACATACGCCAAGGGCCAGTAGGAATCAACTTATAAATATGTCTATTTTTAATGAAGACAAGGTGAATGTGGGAGGAGACAGTGGAAGCACGGAAGCAAATATTAGTCCTAGAAAGATTATTCATGTTACAAAGATTGTGCATCagtctttgaaaatgataaaatgcctttatttcaattatatacatTTATCTCATATACCTCACATGTTGATAAACTTTGATCTAGTAAGTATTCAATGATTTTGTAACAGCTATAAAAACAACAGAAACATATCCATGATAAATGGCAATACATTCATGTATGAATACACTTTGATTTTAATattcaaaaacatttcaaaaggACATTTCATTATGCAGTAAACACACGGTTAAGAACGTACCAGCAAAACAGAGTTGATAGTGCAAGTGGCAGTCAAAAACAATTCAACTGTTTATAACCTCTCTTGCTCATTAGGAGTTAGAACACAGTGAGGATTACAACTTTTGGTATAACATTTGTTAATGAGGGTTAGACACTCAAGGAGGATTAGCCAAAAGATAAAGGGTATTTTCCAAGAGAAGCTATCATTTCAAAAGTATGCTCCTGCTAGAAATTAAAAGTTCTAGGAAACGAATTTAAACAAATTACTTTTTTGGGGAGAAAAACCCATCTCAGTAGcattgtaaataaaatatatattagataGGCAATGtacacataaaatgaaataattttccctcaaacaaatttatatatatatatatgtatatatatatatgtgtatatatatatatacatatatatatacatacatatatacatatatatatatatatatgtatatatatatatatatatatatatatatatatatatatatgattggtAATAAGGCCTCCAAGGCTTGATCTAGACTGGGTAAAGGTGCCCAGAGCAGCAGGTACAGGTGTGTAATCTGACCTTGTCTCCAGGTCTTGAAGACATCAGAGGCTTCATTGCCTAATGAAATTCCATTTCCGTAAAGCACAAACCTTATTACTCAGTGACCTAAATATTATTTGGCAGCTTATTGCCTTGAAATCATCTGTGGTATCTGTCTCAATGTGCCTATTGAAATAAATATACCAGGAATGATAAATAGAAGGCACTGGAATTGGAGACAAACCCAAGTGAGAATCATCACAGATAGAGGGCTATTTGGTCTTTACACTAAGATGGCCATATGTATCTataggcgggggggggggggggggacagaaatGAAGGATATTGAGGCTGCCTTGACTTTGATTAGAAAACTAAAGGAATGAACATGAATGCTAATTATTTGGTTCTTTGGTCATCCTTTCAACCTGAGCTCATGGTAATACAGTCATGCCCCCCCACTCCTCTTTAAAAATCTATACATAGATTGACTAAACCGGACAGAGATGAAATAGGCATCTACAGAAATCTTTGTGATGGAGAGTAGTGAATGGCTTGGTCACACAGCGTGTACAGTCCAACCTAGGTTCTAGAGCTGTCACCAGGAGAGAAGACCCCTAAGTTTTTCTATAATGTGACTTAATCTGCAAAGTGTGACTCTCCCCTTCTAGCTGTCTTCCTACAATAACAGCTGCTGTGAGCCTCCTGCCTTGACTCATGACAAGGagcattcttctttatttttatctttcccctTAGTGGTCTTACCCTGGGCATCCTCATTGCTTTTTGCCTTGAAGCTGCCCACTGGGTCTTTGGATTCATCGCTGTCTAGACTATTGCTTTCTAATGCTTCCTCAGCCTTCTCTGGCTGTTCATCTGACTGCTCACAGTCATCCTCAATCTTCTCAGGGGGTGAACTATCATTAGGGGATGATGGCACATCTTCATTTTCAGACCCACTGACCGATGTTCCTTTGTTCTCCAGTCTGGATATCTGGCTTTGCTCTGTTGTTTTCTTGGCAGGATTATCACTTGGGACAGACTCTTCTCCTACTCCTCCAGCCTTGGCAACTTCCGAGGAACTGACTTCTCCCTTTCCACCAGCTTCTGATGGATGGGCTGCATCATTACCAAGCTCAGATGCTTTGCCATCACCAATtaggtttccttcaagattctttGCTTTATCAGCTTCCTGATTTGGTTCATCCTCTACATTGGTTTTGACTTCTTCTGGACAATCCATATATTCATCAAGATCGGTCCTTGTTTCCAACTTCTCCTCTTGGACTATCCCATCAAGGACATCTTGGGTTTGACTCTTGGCCTCCACcttcacttcctcctcctcctcttcctcctctgtgTTTTGGAAGACTAACTCTTTCTTAACCTTTTCGGGAGAGTCTACagggggtgatttttttttcttgtttttcttcctcttgtttttgGACTTTTTGGATGAGGAGTCACCCATCTCCCCTTTCTGGCCATCTCTTTCTGCTGTGGGGACATTCTGGTGTGAGCATTCATTTTTGCCAGTTGTGACCTTCCTGTCCATTTTTTCTGACTGTCCGTTCTTGATTTTTGGAGAAGGTGGAATTGTCTGGGTGAGCTCATCCTCtatgaactcattttctttctctttattttcttcacctTTTGTGAGATTGGTACATTTTTCATCCCCACTAGCTGCTCCATCTTTAACCCCTTTGCTGTCTGCTTTTGTGTCTACCTTGGCCATCTCTTCAGGCAAGTTTTCTGAATGATTCTCACTTAGTTCCTCTATCACTGTGTCTTTTCTTTTGGTATCTGGTGTCCCCAAAAGATCAGTTTCCTGAGCTAATTTCCTACTACTCTCTTTGTCCTCTTCTACTaatactttcttttcattttgagcATCTAAAGAACTGCATATGTCTTGACTAATCAGATCACCTGGAAAATGAGGGCTCCCTGCAGTTTCCTGATTCTGATCAATATTATTACTCTTTAAGCCATTGAGGTGATTGGATTCTACACTAGCCTCTACTCTGTCCCCACCCTCACTGGGTTCAACTTGCTCAATGGTGTTTTCCGGGATAGAATGAGTCTCTAGCATATGGGTTGGATCCTTGGCTAATGTTTCTGGCACCATGGCATGGTCTTGCGGGGGGCTTTCTGCCTCTGCATTCCCATGAGAAGATAAGGCCTTTGTGTCCACACCTGCCTCTGCAGAATCCGCCTGGGGCTGCTCACGCTCAGGATTCTGCAAGACCGCGCTTTCCCCCACTTTGTCCACATTCTCACTGGCCACCTCCACTTCACTGGCTCTTCCTAAAAGACCATTGGAAAAATTGAAGGGACCACAAGATGTGGCAACCACT is drawn from Macrotis lagotis isolate mMagLag1 chromosome 5, bilby.v1.9.chrom.fasta, whole genome shotgun sequence and contains these coding sequences:
- the LRRFIP1 gene encoding leucine-rich repeat flightless-interacting protein 1 isoform X4 produces the protein MEMGTQGSGRRRLPPRERLSAEDDALSQIAREAEARLAAKRAARAEAREIRMKELERQQKEIYQVQKKYYGLDTKWGDIEQWMASDEDERMSVGSRGSLRSQADLDYAGAYPVQTNGYDGDLYGSSSLNRKSSRSSRSSMESKVPSRLSSREEKLGSYYSDLGFSCNSLTSRPQTASQNGARSSFLYRDVKAAQCYRASLYEDSIYSGSRRYSASNSHPPSEYSGYLGSGSRASSRASSARASPVVEERPEKDFAEKGSRNMPSLSAATLASLGGTSSRRGSGDTSISVDTEASMREIKEINELKDQIQDVEGKYMQGLKEMKDSLAEVEEKYKKAMVSNAQLDNEKTNFMYQVDTLKDALLELEEQLAESRRQYEEKNKEFERQKHAHSVLQFQFAEAKEALKQREEMLVEIRQLQQKQESYSREVSDLQETIEWKDKKIGALERQKEYFDSIRSERDELRAEAILLKEELKKHGIILNSEITTNGEPLDNLSHMSHLGSSKMSQEETNALKSSSDGTLGRASEVEVASENVDKVGESAVLQNPEREQPQADSAEAGVDTKALSSHGNAEAESPPQDHAMVPETLAKDPTHMLETHSIPENTIEQVEPSEGGDRVEASVESNHLNGLKSNNIDQNQETAGSPHFPGDLISQDICSSLDAQNEKKVLVEEDKESSRKLAQETDLLGTPDTKRKDTVIEELSENHSENLPEEMAKVDTKADSKGVKDGAASGDEKCTNLTKGEENKEKENEFIEDELTQTIPPSPKIKNGQSEKMDRKVTTGKNECSHQNVPTAERDGQKGEMGDSSSKKSKNKRKKNKKKKSPPVDSPEKVKKELVFQNTEEEEEEEEVKVEAKSQTQDVLDGIVQEEKLETRTDLDEYMDCPEEVKTNVEDEPNQEADKAKNLEGNLIGDGKASELGNDAAHPSEAGGKGEVSSSEVAKAGGVGEESVPSDNPAKKTTEQSQISRLENKGTSVSGSENEDVPSSPNDSSPPEKIEDDCEQSDEQPEKAEEALESNSLDSDESKDPVGSFKAKSNEDAQGKTTKGKDKNKEECSLS
- the LRRFIP1 gene encoding leucine-rich repeat flightless-interacting protein 1 isoform X9, whose product is MEMGTQGSGRRRLPPRERLSAEDDALSQIAREAEARLAAKRAARAEAREIRMKELERQQKEIYQVQKKYYGLDTKWGDIEQWMEESERYSHRFRRNPSASDEDERMSVGSRGSLRSQADLDYAGAYPVASLYEDSIYSGSRRYSASNSHPPSEYSGYLGSGSRASSRASSARASPVVEERPEKDFAEKGSRNMPSLSAATLASLGGTSSRRGSGDTSISVDTEASMREIKEINELKDQIQDVEGKYMQGLKEMKDSLAEVEEKYKKAMVSNAQLDNEKTNFMYQVDTLKDALLELEEQLAESRRQYEEKNKEFERQKHAHSVLQFQFAEAKEALKQREEMLVEIRQLQQKQESYSREVSDLQETIEWKDKKIGALERQKEYFDSIRSERDELRAEAILLKEELKKHGIILNSEITTNGEPLDNLSHMSHLGSSKMSQEETNALKSSSDGTLGRASEVEVASENVDKVGESAVLQNPEREQPQADSAEAGVDTKALSSHGNAEAESPPQDHAMVPETLAKDPTHMLETHSIPENTIEQVEPSEGGDRVEASVESNHLNGLKSNNIDQNQETAGSPHFPGDLISQDICSSLDAQNEKKVLVEEDKESSRKLAQETDLLGTPDTKRKDTVIEELSENHSENLPEEMAKVDTKADSKGVKDGAASGDEKCTNLTKGEENKEKENEFIEDELTQTIPPSPKIKNGQSEKMDRKVTTGKNECSHQNVPTAERDGQKGEMGDSSSKKSKNKRKKNKKKKSPPVDSPEKVKKELVFQNTEEEEEEEEVKVEAKSQTQDVLDGIVQEEKLETRTDLDEYMDCPEEVKTNVEDEPNQEADKAKNLEGNLIGDGKASELGNDAAHPSEAGGKGEVSSSEVAKAGGVGEESVPSDNPAKKTTEQSQISRLENKGTSVSGSENEDVPSSPNDSSPPEKIEDDCEQSDEQPEKAEEALESNSLDSDESKDPVGSFKAKSNEDAQGKTTKGKDKNKEECSLS
- the LRRFIP1 gene encoding leucine-rich repeat flightless-interacting protein 1 isoform X12, with product MEMGTQGSGRRRLPPRERLSAEDDALSQIAREAEARLAAKRAARAEAREIRMKELERQQKEIYQVQKKYYGLDTKWGDIEQWMEESERYSHRFRRNPSASDEDERMSVGSRGSLRSQADLDYAGAYPVTNGYDGDLYGSSSLNRKSSRVEERPEKDFAEKGSRNMPSLSAATLASLGGTSSRRGSGDTSISVDTEASMREIKEINELKDQIQDVEGKYMQGLKEMKDSLAEVEEKYKKAMVSNAQLDNEKTNFMYQVDTLKDALLELEEQLAESRRQYEEKNKEFERQKHAHSVLQFQFAEAKEALKQREEMLVEIRQLQQKQESYSREVSDLQETIEWKDKKIGALERQKEYFDSIRSERDELRAEAILLKEELKKHGIILNSEITTNGEPLDNLSHMSHLGSSKMSQEETNALKSSSDGTLGRASEVEVASENVDKVGESAVLQNPEREQPQADSAEAGVDTKALSSHGNAEAESPPQDHAMVPETLAKDPTHMLETHSIPENTIEQVEPSEGGDRVEASVESNHLNGLKSNNIDQNQETAGSPHFPGDLISQDICSSLDAQNEKKVLVEEDKESSRKLAQETDLLGTPDTKRKDTVIEELSENHSENLPEEMAKVDTKADSKGVKDGAASGDEKCTNLTKGEENKEKENEFIEDELTQTIPPSPKIKNGQSEKMDRKVTTGKNECSHQNVPTAERDGQKGEMGDSSSKKSKNKRKKNKKKKSPPVDSPEKVKKELVFQNTEEEEEEEEVKVEAKSQTQDVLDGIVQEEKLETRTDLDEYMDCPEEVKTNVEDEPNQEADKAKNLEGNLIGDGKASELGNDAAHPSEAGGKGEVSSSEVAKAGGVGEESVPSDNPAKKTTEQSQISRLENKGTSVSGSENEDVPSSPNDSSPPEKIEDDCEQSDEQPEKAEEALESNSLDSDESKDPVGSFKAKSNEDAQGKTTKGKDKNKEECSLS
- the LRRFIP1 gene encoding leucine-rich repeat flightless-interacting protein 1 isoform X2; the protein is MEMGTQGSGRRRLPPRERLSAEDDALSQIAREAEARLAAKRAARAEAREIRMKELERQQKEIYQVQKKYYGLDTKWGDIEQWMEESERYSHRFRRNPSASDEDERMSVGSRGSLRSQADLDYAGAYPVTNGYDGDLYGSSSLNRKSSRSSRSSMESKVPSRLSSREEKLGSYYSDLGFSCNSLTSRPQTASQNGARSSFLYRDVKAAQCYRASLYEDSIYSGSRRYSASNSHPPSEYSGYLGSGSRASSRASSARASPVVEERPEKDFAEKGSRNMPSLSAATLASLGGTSSRRGSGDTSISVDTEASMREIKEINELKDQIQDVEGKYMQGLKEMKDSLAEVEEKYKKAMVSNAQLDNEKTNFMYQVDTLKDALLELEEQLAESRRQYEEKNKEFERQKHAHSVLQFQFAEAKEALKQREEMLVEIRQLQQKQESYSREVSDLQETIEWKDKKIGALERQKEYFDSIRSERDELRAEAILLKEELKKHGIILNSEITTNGEPLDNLSHMSHLGSSKMSQEETNALKSSSDGTLGRASEVEVASENVDKVGESAVLQNPEREQPQADSAEAGVDTKALSSHGNAEAESPPQDHAMVPETLAKDPTHMLETHSIPENTIEQVEPSEGGDRVEASVESNHLNGLKSNNIDQNQETAGSPHFPGDLISQDICSSLDAQNEKKVLVEEDKESSRKLAQETDLLGTPDTKRKDTVIEELSENHSENLPEEMAKVDTKADSKGVKDGAASGDEKCTNLTKGEENKEKENEFIEDELTQTIPPSPKIKNGQSEKMDRKVTTGKNECSHQNVPTAERDGQKGEMGDSSSKKSKNKRKKNKKKKSPPVDSPEKVKKELVFQNTEEEEEEEEVKVEAKSQTQDVLDGIVQEEKLETRTDLDEYMDCPEEVKTNVEDEPNQEADKAKNLEGNLIGDGKASELGNDAAHPSEAGGKGEVSSSEVAKAGGVGEESVPSDNPAKKTTEQSQISRLENKGTSVSGSENEDVPSSPNDSSPPEKIEDDCEQSDEQPEKAEEALESNSLDSDESKDPVGSFKAKSNEDAQGKTTKGKDKNKEECSLS